One Paroedura picta isolate Pp20150507F chromosome 16, Ppicta_v3.0, whole genome shotgun sequence genomic region harbors:
- the LOC143826546 gene encoding membrane progestin receptor epsilon-like: MPWQERCPCEGRVVNDALAWLDPRGATCPFLWADKPAQKGLGSAPRGLCCLGSRCLLGSQPRMLQPGGGRAGAPPKEKPGRCAAPSRPRASPCLKISARRSREQRAPARSPWPEGWLRRPAGRPLPSSGPARRRRPIPGALSSAGGGRRPPGGHVPWRDSGRPLDSAASRGVLSRLPCAPDRAAGGAAPAGWGRSRTAGRSPPERGAGGGGGGSEPAQRIPPCVPPSPGSAGAGAGEGRCGRSACRIPLAGTCSCAPPSPLPSSLLPGARSLQRRQTSARPPRAPSRPRAEPSRGGSMGVGGKMPLGAGQPGVLLLRSSEVPPSVTESFILSGYRCPGCTFAQCLVSAFQPTNETGNFWTHFLAVFIFAFRFLEQFWSEGSAPPRELLDPFYYPLWNYFLGVCGLLVASSMAHLFNSMSLVIREICFYIDYGTISAYTVGSSLAYFYYIQPRGLPGPAAGATNLSSGPGPGGEGVDWLSVWVGRTGTWFEALYVPTACLIALFCTLACCSSRHQWPQYRYLIRTLVFLLPFVVVSIPVFHKLWWAGGGQGTGRFFLRHCFWLLASGIFNVSKIPERFSPGKFDIWGHSHQWFHCCTFLSILDELHMIRGEIQELGGGPPLPPLSRVPTFLSTFGVMLILLLLLASIVACFGVKAYARQEDSQRRKGD, encoded by the coding sequence ATGCCTTGGCAAGAAAGGTGCCCCTGTGAGGGGAGGGTCGTGAATGATGCCTTGGCCTGGCTTGACCCCAGGGGGGCCACCTGCCCTTTCCTTTGGGCTGACAAACCGGCGCAGAAAGGGCTGGGTTCAGCTCCCCGGGGCCTCTGCTGTCTAGGAAGCCGCTGCCTTTTAGGGAGCCAGCCCAGGATGCTCCAGCCAGGCGGAGGACGGGCAGGGGCGCCCCCTAAGGAGAAGCCGGGGAGGTGCGCCGCTCCTTCCCGGCCGCGGGCGTCCCCGTGCCTAAAAATATCGGCGCGGCGGAGCCGGGAGCAGCGGGCACCGGCAAGGTCGCCATGGCCGGAGGGCTGGCTCCGGAGGCCGGCCGgccgccccctcccttcctccggacctgcccgccgccgccgcccaatcCCCGGCGCGCTCTCCTCGGCCGGCGGAGGCAGGCGGCCACCCGGGGGCCACGTGCCCTGGCGGGACAGCGGGCGGCCCCTTGACTCGGCTGCTTCCCGGGGCGTCTTGTCTCGGCTCCCGTGCGCGCCGGACCGAGCGGCGGGCGGGGCGGCACCTGCAGGCTGGGGGCGGAGCCGAACGGCAGGCCGGagtcctccggagcggggggcgggcgggggcggcggcggctcagAGCCCGCGCAGCGCATCCCTCCTTGcgtgcccccctccccgggttCCGCAGGGGCGGGGGCTGGAGAAGGGCGCTGTGGCCGCTCTGCCTGCCGCATCCCGCTCGCCGGCACCTGCTCCTGCGCGCCGCCCTCGCCGCTGCCTTCGTCCCTCCTTCCCGGTGCCCGCAGCCTGCAGCGCCGGCAGACTTCAGCCCGGCCACCGCGCGCCCCTTCCCGCCCCagagccgagccgagccgagggGGGAGCATGGGCGTGGGGGGCAAGATGCCGCTGGGGGCCGGCCAGCCTGGGGTCTTGCTGCTGCGCTCCAGCGAGGTGCCCCCCAGCGTGACGGAGAGCTTCATCCTCAGCGGCTACCGCTGCCCCGGCTGCACCTTTGCCCAGTGCCTGGTCTCGGCCTTCCAGCCCACCAACGAGACGGGCAACTTCTGGACCCACTTCCTGGCCGTCTTCATCTTCGCCTTCCGCTTCTTGGAGCAGTTCTGGAGCGAAGGCTCCGCCCCCCCGCGGGAACTGCTGGACCCCTTCTACTACCCCCTCTGGAACTACTTCCTGGGTgtctgtggcctcctggttgccaGCAGCATGGCGCACCTCTTCAACTCCATGTCCTTGGTCATCCGGGAGATCTGCTTCTACATCGACTACGGGACCATCAGCGCCTACACGGTGGGCTCCTCCTTGGCCTACTTCTACTACATCCAACCACGAGGTCTCCCGGGCCCGGCGGCCGGAGCCACAAATCTCTCCTCTGGCCCTGGGCCGGGCGGGGAGGGCGTGGACTGGCTCTCTGTGTGGGTGGGCCGAACGGGCACCTGGTTTGAGGCCTTGTACGTGCCCACGGCCTGCCTCATTGCCCTCTTCTGCACGTTGGCCTGCTGCAGCTCCCGCCACCAGTGGCCGCAGTACCGCTACCTGATCCGCACGTTGgttttcttgctgccctttgtGGTGGTCTCCATCCCGGTCTTCCACAAGCTGTGGTGGGCTGGCGGGGGCCAAGGGACCGGCCGCTTCTTCCTTCGCCACTGCTTCTGGCTTCTGGCCTCCGGGATCTTCAACGTCAGCAAGATCCCTGAGCGTTTCAGCCCTGGGAAGTTTGACATCTGGGGCCACAGCCACCAGTGGTTCCACTGCTGCACCTTCCTCAGCATCTTGGACGAGCTCCACATGATCCGAGGGGAGATCCAGGAACTGGGTGGGGGgcccccgctgccgccgctgtCCAGGGTGCCGACCTTCCTCTCCACCTTTGGGGTGATGCTGATCTTGCTCCTGCTCCTGGCCAGCATCGTGGCCTGCTTTGGGGTCAAGGCCTACGCCAGACAGGAGGACAGCCAGCGGAGGAAGGGGGACTGA